From one Nitrosococcus halophilus Nc 4 genomic stretch:
- a CDS encoding DUF3800 domain-containing protein, whose product MRETYNIYCDESCHLENDHQLVMLLGAIWCPRDEVVRLSREMQDMKSRHKAAGELKWTKVSMARLDFYLELVDWFLAETPLHFRSLVVLHKERLNHVIFNEGSHDDFYYKMYFSLLSKILSPDQCYNVYLDIKDTRSRLKMSKLREVLCNDKYDFTSQMIGHLQNIRSHESYLLQICDFLLGAVSYRHRGLAGNAAKVTIINYLEERLGRALLHSTPLREEKFNLFLFTPREGWRT is encoded by the coding sequence TTATTGTGATGAATCCTGCCATCTTGAAAACGATCATCAACTCGTAATGCTGCTGGGCGCGATATGGTGCCCGCGGGATGAAGTTGTTCGGTTGTCAAGGGAAATGCAGGACATGAAGTCGCGACACAAGGCGGCGGGTGAATTGAAATGGACCAAAGTCTCAATGGCGAGGCTGGATTTTTATCTAGAGCTTGTCGATTGGTTTTTGGCGGAGACACCCCTGCATTTTCGCAGCTTGGTGGTGCTGCACAAGGAGCGGTTAAACCACGTGATTTTCAACGAGGGCTCTCACGACGATTTCTATTACAAGATGTATTTCTCATTGCTCAGCAAGATCCTGAGTCCAGATCAGTGCTACAACGTCTATTTGGACATCAAGGATACCCGTAGCCGCTTGAAAATGAGCAAACTAAGGGAAGTGCTGTGCAACGACAAATACGACTTTACCAGCCAGATGATCGGGCACTTACAGAATATTCGTTCCCATGAATCCTATTTGCTCCAGATTTGTGACTTTCTGCTTGGCGCGGTTTCTTATCGGCACCGAGGGCTAGCGGGTAACGCGGCAAAGGTAACGATTATCAATTATCTGGAAGAGCGACTTGGGCGCGCGCTACTGCATTCAACACCGTTACGTGAAGAGAAGTTCAATTTGTTTCTGTTCACGCCGCGGGAGGGGTGGCGGACATGA